One bacterium genomic window, GACGGGCCGGACGAGGTGCACAAGATCCTGATCGCCAAGAACGTGCTGAAGCAGTACCACTCCGGCGAATCCTGGGATTTCGGCAACTAGCCCAACGCCTCATCGCGAAAGGAACGCCTTGCGACTCGATACCCCCCGTCTGCCGCTCCTGGATCCCGCCGAGATGGACGAGAAGCTGCGCATCGCGTTTGGTGATGGTCCGGTCCTGAATATCTTCCGCACCCTGGCCCACCATCCGGATCTGTTGCGCCGTTGGCTCGTCTTCGGCAACCACGTGATGGCCAAATCGACGCTTCCTCCGCGAGAGCGTGAGATCGTCATCCTTCGGATCGGTTTCCTGTGCCGCGCTGGCTACGAGTGGGGCCAGCATGTCGTCATCGGCAAGGGGAGCGGGCTGACGGATGACGAGATCGCTGCGATCGCCGAGGGCCCGGGCGCCGAGAGCTGGGGCGAGCTGGATCGCGCGCTGCTCGAGGCGACGGACGAACTGCATGGCGATGCGTTCATCAGCGACGCGACCTGGCAGACACTGGGCAAGCACCTCGAAACCCAACAGCTGATGGACGTGGTGTTCGCGGTCGGTCAATACAACCTGGTATCGATGGCGCTGAATACCCTGGGCGTGCAACCGGAGCCCGGCCTGCCGAAGCTCCCGGACGCGTGAGCGGGAGACTCGCGGGAAAAGTGGCCGTGGTGGTCGGCGCCGGGCAGACGCCGGGCGATACCATCGGCAACGGGCGCGCCACGGCGATCCTGTTTGCCCGGGAAGGTGCGACCGTCGTGGCCGTCGATCGCGAACTGGCGACCGCCGAAGACACGGTGGCGATGATTCTCGAAGAGGGCGGCCACGCGAGCGCATACGCGGCGGACGCCACCCGGGAAGACGAGGTCGAGGCCCTCATCGCGGCGTGCAAGAACCAGCACGGCCGAATCGACATCCTGCACAACAACGTCGGGATTGGCGGAGGGGACGCGGGGCCGGCCCACGTGACCGAGGAAGCCTGGGATCGGATCCTCGGCGTCAACCTCAAGAGCGCCGTGTTCCCGTGCAAGCACGTCCTGCCCGTGATGCGCGAACAGGGCGGCGGTTCGATCATCAATATCTCGTCGATTGCGGCGGTCTGCTCCGCGGGAATCGTGGCCTACAAGACCTCGAAGGCCGGATTGAATGCCTACACCCAGGCTCTGGCGATCGGGAATGCGGAGCACGGAATCCGGGCGAACGTCATCATGCCGGGCTTGATGAACACCCCGATGGCGATCGAAGGGATTTCGAAGGGGCTGGGCATTCCCAAGGAGGACTTGATCCGGGGGCGGGATGCGATGGTGCCCTTGGGGGCGAAGATGGGCACCGCCTGGGATATCGCGCACGCGGCCGTCTTCCT contains:
- a CDS encoding SDR family oxidoreductase, with translation MSGRLAGKVAVVVGAGQTPGDTIGNGRATAILFAREGATVVAVDRELATAEDTVAMILEEGGHASAYAADATREDEVEALIAACKNQHGRIDILHNNVGIGGGDAGPAHVTEEAWDRILGVNLKSAVFPCKHVLPVMREQGGGSIINISSIAAVCSAGIVAYKTSKAGLNAYTQALAIGNAEHGIRANVIMPGLMNTPMAIEGISKGLGIPKEDLIRGRDAMVPLGAKMGTAWDIAHAAVFLASDEASFITGAVLPVDGGQSARIG
- a CDS encoding carboxymuconolactone decarboxylase family protein; translation: MDEKLRIAFGDGPVLNIFRTLAHHPDLLRRWLVFGNHVMAKSTLPPREREIVILRIGFLCRAGYEWGQHVVIGKGSGLTDDEIAAIAEGPGAESWGELDRALLEATDELHGDAFISDATWQTLGKHLETQQLMDVVFAVGQYNLVSMALNTLGVQPEPGLPKLPDA